From one Planctomycetaceae bacterium genomic stretch:
- the groES gene encoding co-chaperone GroES: MSKKPATKSTPKIRPLGGKVLIQRLEAEERTAGGIVLPDAAKEKPQRGTILAVGEGKQLEDGGRAEFQVKVGEQVLFSSYAGTEIKVDGEELMLMDESDILAIIG; this comes from the coding sequence AAGTCCACCCCGAAGATTCGCCCCCTGGGCGGCAAAGTGCTGATCCAGCGCCTCGAGGCCGAAGAGCGCACCGCCGGCGGGATCGTCCTGCCCGACGCCGCCAAGGAAAAGCCCCAACGCGGCACGATCCTGGCTGTCGGCGAAGGCAAGCAGCTTGAAGACGGCGGCCGCGCCGAGTTCCAGGTCAAGGTCGGCGAGCAAGTGCTGTTCTCCAGCTACGCCGGGACCGAGATCAAGGTCGACGGCGAAGAGCTGATGCTGATGGACGAATCTGACATTCTGGCGATCATCGGCTGA